The Coregonus clupeaformis isolate EN_2021a unplaced genomic scaffold, ASM2061545v1 scaf0337, whole genome shotgun sequence genome has a window encoding:
- the LOC121559271 gene encoding LOW QUALITY PROTEIN: immunoglobulin superfamily containing leucine-rich repeat protein 2-like (The sequence of the model RefSeq protein was modified relative to this genomic sequence to represent the inferred CDS: inserted 2 bases in 1 codon) has product MVKMASRRLVSLLAVWTVVLGLAQCCPEPCSCLDKYAHQFADCAYKDLLLVPVGLPSNVTTLSLSANKIKLLKAKSFINVTQVTSLWLAHNEIVTMERDTLAPLIQLRNLDLSYNKIVNFPWEDLANLTALQLLKMNNNEMINLPKDAFSTLKDLRSLRINNNKFTTIVQGTFSSLSSMSHLQIYNNPFTCSCSLEWLRDWITESKISVPEQDSIVCETPEHLKGALVTKMPKLDCRAPTVSITYQPNLDNTELYEGFMVILNCDTKGNPKPEVSWEVVNTGNQKFTFSLPSEVSEKSDSPINDKTTNGRFLVFQNGTMIIPRMSKKEDGNYSCSAVNDLGKADSTVKVAVAGTKKQAINSMLDSTADKILRPSGGNKPGPKMTNNVINWPKSDSGKTKTVPTGSSGKHGDGSAQAGEGSEELPFARKCGISDGTQYISNHAFNLSLDQLKQYTFDFGVIALEVSETEAKVQLNPLQLPNSKNNLHLSHNENLETVNKEPFSLYQASTKTPLDMLYLCFNTGNGHSVVQWSRIEEGINAYKFQGLQPGTNYTLCLTYGGQDCQVQVVFTTRKKIPSLLIIVVVSTFLLALATVPLLGATCCHLLYKYQGKTYKLIMKAAQKNPDQMEKQMVGGDFDPRASFVELEKNFNPSEMGDGEDGEDGEDGGGXEGGVEGSMVTESIPGSTSKFEVGSEYSDRLPLGAEAVNISEDGNGNYKEPSR; this is encoded by the exons ATGGTGAAAATGGCGTCACGGCGGCTGGTCAGTCTCCTGGCGGTGTGGACTGTCGTGTTGGGTCTGGCCCAGTGTTGCCCAGAACCCTGTAGCTGTCTGGATAAATATGCTCACCAGTTCGCTGACTGTGCCTACAAAGACCTGCTGTTAGTTCCCGTAGGTCTCCCCTCCAACgtcaccaccctctctctctccgccaacaagatcAAACTCCTGAAGGCCAAGAGCTTCATTAACGTCAcccag GTGACCTCCCTATGGCTGGCCCACAACGAGATTGTGACCATGGAGAGGGACACTCTGGCCCCGCTGATCCAGCTCCGCAACCTGGACCTCAGCTACAACAAGATCGTCAACTTCCCCTGGGAGGACCTGGCCAACCTCACCGCCCTTCAGCTGCTCAAGATGAACAACAACGAAATGATCAACCTCCCTAAAGATGCCTTCTCCACCCTCAAAGACCTGAGGTCCCTGAGGATCAACAACAACAAGTTCACCACTATAGTCCAGGGGACCTTCAGCTCTCTCAGCTCCATGTCTCACCTTCAGATCTACAACAACCCATTCACCTGCTCCTGCAGTCTGGAGTGGCTGAGAGACTGGATCACTGAGTCTAAGATCTCTGTCCCAGAGCAGGACTCTATCGTCTGCGAGACCCCTGAACATCTGAAAGGGGCCCTGGTGACCAAGATGCCCAAGCTGGACTGCAGGGCCCCAACGGTGTCCATCACCTACCAGCCCAACCTGGACAACACTGAGCTATACGAAGGCTTTATGGTGATCCTCAACTGCGATACCAAGGGAAACCCCAAACCAGAGGTCAGCTGGGAGGTAGTGAACACAGGGAACCAGAAGTTCACGTTCAGTTTGCCCTCTGAGGTCAGCGAGAAAAGCGACTCGCCCATCAACGATAAAACCACCAACGGACGGTTCCTGGTCTTCCAGAACGGCACCATGATCATCCCCCGTATGAGCAAGAAGGAGGATGGGAACTACAGCTGCTCGGCTGTCAACGACCTCGGTAAAGCAGACAGCACAGTGAAGGTAGCAGTGGCGGGCACCAAGAAACAGGCCATTAACTCCATGCTGGACTCCACAGCAGATAAGATCCTCCGTCCATCTGGTGGAAACAAGCCGGGGCCTAAGATGACCAACAACGTCATCAACTGGCCCAAGTCCGACTCTGGGAAGACCAAGACCGTTCCAACTGGGTCGTCTGGTAAACACGGCGATGGCTCAGCGCAGGCTGGCGAGGGCTCAGAGGAGCTGCCGTTTGCCAGGAAGTGTGGCATCAGCGATGGCACTCAGTACATCTCCAACCACGCATTCAACCTCAGTCTGGACCAGCTGAAGCAGTACACCTTTGATTTCGGCGTCATCGCGTTGGAAGTGTCCGAGACCGAGGCCAAAGTCCAGCTGaatcctctccagctccccaacAGTAAGAACAACCTCCACCTCAGCCACAATGAGAACCTAGAGACCGTCAACAAAGAGCCGTTCAGCCTCTATCAAGCCTCAACCAAAACCCCTCTGGACATGCTCTATCTGTGTTTCAATACTGGTAACGGACACTCTGTGGTGCAGTGGTCCCGGATAGAGGAAGGAATCAACGCCTACAAGTTCCAGGGCCTACAACCAGGCACTAACTACACCCTGTGTCTGACCTATGGAGGTCAGGACTGTCAGGTCCAGGTAGTCTTCACAACCAGGAAGAAGATTCCTTCTCTGCTGATCATAGTGGTGGTCAGTACCTTCCTGCTGGCGCTGGCTACAGTCCCTCTGCTGGGAGCCACCTGCTGTCATCTCTTATACAAGTACCAGGGAAAGACTTACAAACTGATCATGAAGGCGGCACAGAAGAACCCAGATCAAATGGAGAAACAGATGGTCGGAGGTGATTTCGACCCCCGGGCGTCTTTTGTCGAGTTGGAAAAGAATTTCAACCCGAGTGAAATGGGAGACGGAGAGGACGGAGAGGACGGAGAGGacggaggggg ggaggggggggtggaggggagcatgGTTACCGAGTCCATTCCGGGTTCTACGTCTAAATTCGAGGTGGGCTCGGAGTACAGCGATAGATTACCGTTGGGGGCGGAGGCGGTGAATATCTCTGAAGACGGAAACGGTAATTACAAAGAGCCGAGTCGCTGA